One window from the genome of Hyphomonas neptunium ATCC 15444 encodes:
- a CDS encoding lysine--tRNA ligase, giving the protein MTDLSTLAQSAKAWPFELARALEKRVAEQVKAGERKADDPVIFETGYGPSGLPHIGTFGEVVRTTMVRHAFEVLTAGKYATRLICVSDDMDGMRKVPETVPDPRSLEQFLQKPLTTVPDPFGTHASYGAHMNARLCAFLDKFGFQYEFLSATDCYRSGRFDAMLLRAAEKYQAIMDVMLPSLGEERRATYSPFLPISPSTGRVLYVPMKKVDAARGEVTFTDEDGTDVTLPVTGGAVKMQWKPDFGMRWAALGVDFEMFGKDHQANAPIYSKICRILGARPPEQYVYELFLDEKGEKISKTKGNGISVEQWLTYAPDESLALFQFQKPRVAKKLYFDVIPKAVDEYLTFLEKFPQEEAAAQLENPVWHIHSGRPPQWSSPVSFALLMNLVAVANPTDTSQLWAYIMRYAPEASPETHPLLDELAGYAMRYYRDFVLPAKTFRAPTDQERAAMADLSARFKVFSDEPTGENLQTLTFSVGKDHGFENLREWFKALYEVLLGQEQGPRFGSFAALYGVAETATLIDDALARG; this is encoded by the coding sequence ATGACCGACCTTTCAACACTCGCCCAATCTGCCAAAGCCTGGCCTTTCGAGCTTGCCCGCGCGCTGGAAAAGCGTGTCGCCGAGCAGGTGAAGGCCGGTGAGCGCAAGGCGGATGATCCGGTCATCTTTGAGACAGGCTACGGCCCCTCGGGCCTGCCGCATATCGGCACCTTCGGCGAAGTTGTCCGCACCACTATGGTGCGCCACGCTTTTGAAGTACTCACGGCGGGCAAATACGCCACGCGCCTCATCTGCGTGTCTGACGATATGGACGGCATGCGGAAGGTTCCCGAAACGGTGCCGGACCCCCGATCGCTGGAGCAGTTCCTCCAGAAGCCGCTGACGACCGTGCCCGACCCGTTTGGCACACATGCCTCCTACGGCGCGCACATGAATGCGCGCCTCTGCGCATTTCTCGACAAGTTCGGCTTCCAGTACGAGTTTCTCTCGGCGACCGACTGTTACCGGTCTGGGCGGTTTGACGCGATGTTGCTGCGCGCGGCGGAGAAGTATCAGGCGATCATGGATGTGATGCTGCCCTCCCTTGGCGAGGAGCGCCGCGCGACCTATTCGCCCTTCCTGCCGATCAGCCCGAGCACCGGCCGGGTGCTGTATGTGCCGATGAAGAAGGTGGATGCGGCCCGCGGTGAAGTGACGTTCACGGATGAAGATGGCACCGATGTGACGCTTCCCGTAACGGGCGGGGCGGTGAAGATGCAGTGGAAGCCGGATTTCGGCATGCGCTGGGCGGCCCTTGGCGTGGACTTTGAAATGTTCGGCAAGGATCACCAGGCCAACGCGCCGATCTATTCGAAGATCTGCCGCATCCTCGGCGCCCGCCCGCCGGAACAATATGTCTATGAGCTATTCCTGGACGAGAAGGGCGAGAAGATCTCCAAGACCAAGGGCAATGGCATCTCGGTGGAGCAGTGGCTGACCTATGCGCCGGACGAAAGCCTTGCGCTCTTCCAGTTCCAGAAGCCGCGCGTCGCCAAGAAGCTGTATTTCGACGTGATCCCGAAGGCGGTCGACGAATACCTGACCTTCCTTGAGAAGTTCCCGCAGGAAGAGGCCGCCGCCCAGCTGGAAAATCCCGTCTGGCATATTCATTCGGGCCGCCCGCCCCAATGGTCGAGCCCGGTCAGCTTTGCGCTGCTGATGAACCTCGTTGCCGTGGCCAACCCCACCGATACGTCCCAGCTCTGGGCCTATATCATGCGGTATGCTCCGGAAGCGTCGCCCGAAACCCATCCGCTGCTTGATGAGCTCGCCGGCTATGCCATGCGCTATTACCGCGATTTCGTGCTGCCTGCGAAAACCTTCCGGGCGCCCACCGATCAGGAGCGCGCCGCAATGGCCGATCTCTCGGCCCGGTTCAAGGTATTCTCCGATGAGCCCACCGGCGAGAACTTGCAGACGCTGACCTTCAGCGTCGGCAAGGATCATGGCTTCGAGAACCTGCGCGAATGGTTCAAGGCGCTTTATGAAGTGCTTCTGGGACAGGAGCAGGGGCCGCGCTTTGGCAGCTTTGCGGCGCTCTATGGCGTGGCCGAAACCGCCACGCTGATCGACGACGCGCTGGCACGTGGCTGA